In Agromyces sp. G08B096, a genomic segment contains:
- a CDS encoding AAA family ATPase, translating to MTGTLVIVTGAPGSGKSTIAARYAERAEHPTVHLVTDHFYRYIRSGWIAPYLPEAQRQNEVVIDAIATAAAAYATGGYDVVIDGIVGPWFLDAFTRTADDRGLDLHYLVLRPDLESTIARALARTEDELRDDSVVRDLYEQFAELGRFAGHVLDTSGLDVDDTVDAVRTLVAGGHLRVAGLG from the coding sequence ATGACCGGAACCCTCGTGATCGTCACCGGCGCGCCCGGCTCCGGGAAGTCGACCATCGCCGCGCGGTACGCCGAGAGGGCGGAGCATCCGACCGTGCACCTCGTGACCGACCACTTCTACCGGTACATCCGGTCGGGATGGATCGCGCCCTACCTTCCCGAAGCGCAACGGCAGAACGAGGTCGTCATCGACGCGATCGCCACCGCCGCGGCGGCATACGCGACGGGCGGGTACGACGTCGTCATCGACGGCATCGTCGGGCCGTGGTTCCTCGACGCGTTCACCCGCACCGCCGACGACCGCGGACTCGACCTGCACTACCTCGTGCTGCGGCCCGACCTCGAGTCGACGATCGCCCGGGCGCTCGCGCGCACCGAGGACGAGCTCCGAGACGACTCGGTCGTCCGCGACCTCTACGAGCAGTTCGCCGAGCTCGGGCGGTTCGCCGGCCACGTGCTCGACACGAGCGGGCTCGACGTCGACGACACCGTCGACGCGGTGCGGACGCTCGTCGCGGGAGGACATCTTCGGGTCGCCGGGCTCGGGTAG
- a CDS encoding AarF/UbiB family protein, with amino-acid sequence MPDVGNTRARYRRILRFAARHIVQTWWFELALPRLGLAKLAARSRTARLTRIAQRFHVLAVDLGGLMIKVGQYLSSRLDVLPPEITKELAGLQDEVPPVPFDAIRRLAEAELGLPLERAYTWFDETPLAAASLGQAHRARLSPMDAADTGLDDAVVKIQRPGIETIVDVDLAALRRVAGWLSRVRFIASRVDLPALVEEFAATSLEEIDYLHEAGNAERFAENFAHDPRVAAPEVVWERTTRRVLTLADVTAIKINDRDALIAAGIDPKEVANRFASVMFDQLFRDGFFHADPHPGNIFVTPVEPVTDASAPDWRLTFIDFGMMGEVSDDLRRGLQQLILAVAARDGKRLVDSIRGVGILLPSADTAELERAMSELFARFGGMGLAELQRVDQRELRSFAIEFGEVMRALPFQLPENFLLIIRAMSLTSGMCSALDPDFNMWDAVEPYAAGLLRDERGNVAQAIGQQAWSIATTVARLPQRLDALADRIEEGRLVATSPRIEQRMSRLERAAQRIVSAVLFAGLFLGGILLRRDEPAWGVTLIVVSVIPLLHAVFGGLIGRRRK; translated from the coding sequence ATGCCCGATGTGGGGAACACGCGCGCTCGCTACCGGCGCATCCTGCGCTTCGCCGCGCGGCACATCGTGCAGACGTGGTGGTTCGAGCTGGCCCTCCCCCGGCTCGGCCTCGCGAAGCTCGCGGCCCGCAGCCGCACGGCGCGGCTGACGCGCATCGCGCAGCGCTTCCACGTGCTCGCCGTCGACCTCGGCGGGCTCATGATCAAGGTCGGCCAGTACCTCTCGTCGCGGCTCGACGTGCTGCCGCCCGAGATTACGAAAGAGCTCGCCGGACTCCAAGACGAAGTCCCGCCCGTGCCGTTCGACGCGATCCGCCGCCTCGCCGAGGCCGAGCTCGGCCTGCCGCTCGAACGCGCGTACACGTGGTTCGACGAGACGCCGCTCGCCGCGGCATCCCTCGGTCAGGCGCATCGCGCCCGCCTCTCACCGATGGATGCCGCCGACACCGGACTCGATGACGCGGTCGTGAAGATCCAGCGGCCCGGCATCGAGACCATCGTCGATGTCGACCTCGCGGCGCTCCGCCGCGTCGCCGGATGGCTCAGCCGCGTGCGCTTCATCGCGAGCCGGGTCGACCTGCCCGCGCTCGTCGAGGAGTTCGCCGCCACCAGCCTCGAAGAGATCGACTACCTGCACGAGGCGGGCAACGCCGAACGCTTCGCCGAGAACTTCGCCCACGACCCCCGTGTCGCCGCCCCCGAAGTCGTCTGGGAACGCACCACGCGCCGCGTGCTCACCCTCGCCGACGTGACCGCCATCAAGATCAACGACCGCGACGCCCTGATCGCCGCCGGCATCGACCCGAAAGAGGTCGCGAACCGGTTCGCGTCCGTCATGTTCGATCAGCTGTTCCGCGACGGCTTCTTCCACGCCGACCCGCACCCCGGCAATATCTTCGTGACACCGGTCGAACCGGTGACGGATGCCTCCGCCCCCGACTGGCGGCTCACCTTCATCGATTTCGGCATGATGGGCGAGGTCTCCGACGACCTGCGTCGCGGCCTGCAGCAGCTGATCCTCGCGGTCGCCGCGCGCGACGGGAAACGCCTCGTCGACAGCATCCGCGGCGTCGGCATCCTGCTGCCCTCGGCCGACACCGCCGAACTCGAACGCGCCATGTCCGAACTGTTCGCCCGCTTCGGCGGGATGGGCCTCGCCGAGCTCCAGCGCGTCGACCAGCGCGAGCTCCGCAGCTTCGCCATCGAGTTCGGCGAGGTGATGCGGGCGCTGCCGTTCCAGCTGCCCGAGAACTTCCTCCTCATCATCCGCGCAATGTCGCTGACGTCGGGCATGTGCAGCGCGCTCGACCCCGACTTCAACATGTGGGACGCCGTCGAACCCTACGCCGCAGGCCTCCTCCGCGACGAACGCGGCAACGTCGCCCAGGCGATCGGCCAGCAGGCCTGGTCGATCGCGACCACCGTCGCCCGCCTGCCGCAACGCCTCGACGCGCTCGCCGACCGCATCGAGGAGGGACGTCTCGTCGCGACCTCCCCACGCATCGAACAGCGGATGTCCCGCCTCGAACGCGCCGCGCAACGCATCGTGTCGGCCGTGCTGTTCGCGGGCCTCTTCCTCGGCGGCATCCTGCTGCGCCGCGACGAACCCGCGTGGGGCGTGACGCTCATCGTGGTGTCGGTCATCCCGCTGCTGCATGCGGTGTTCGGCGGCTTGATCGGGCGGCGGCGGAAGTAG
- a CDS encoding ATP-dependent Clp protease ATP-binding subunit codes for MPEDFNPEAGSSSFDEFLARYLAGEQARQARSIDLSRFLTARTQGILQRAGRFALERGQTELDALHILRVIVEDDSVQQAIRRVGASPERIITATEARLPAATETADINAATITPSASRALFHSYQVARSSGSTYIDPEHLFFALVLGQDAPAGQVLARAGVTAEALTQGMRDTVHAGEPGVDDDTESGVNAGAGESKTPMLDKFGMDLTERAASGELDPVIGRVDEIEQTIEILSRRTKNNPVLVGEAGVGKTAIVEGLARAIVEESVPEALLGKRVIALDLPGMLAGTRYRGDFEERLTKTMEEIAANTGELIVFIDEVHTVVGAGGAGDGGMDAGNILKPRLARGELHLVGATTLKEYRQIEKDPALERRFQPVKVGEPSIEDAVLILQGLKPAYEEHHGVEYTDAAIRASVELSARYLSDRVLPDKAIDLIDQAGARLRLKLGVKVDVSELIERLASLEADKNAAVTAEHYEEASRIRDEIQKVQAKLDEATARAKERGAVATAGAGGGASATVIDEAQIAAVISRATGIPVNRLTEGERERLADLEGELHARVIGQDDAVTAVAKAVRRNRTGMGDAKRPVGSFLFLGPTGVGKTELARALADRLFDDEGAIIRFDMSEFGERHTVSRLVGAPPGYVGYDEAGQLTERVRRNPYSIVLFDEIEKAHPDVFNLLLQVLDDGRLTDGQGRTVDFRNTVVIMTSNLGSEFLASRSGALGFVASTDASANGFSSQDDVRQRVMGKLREAMRPEFLNRIDEIVLFTKLTQDEIARIVRLMLGATTERLASREVAFEVTDAAIEWLGANGYEPEYGARPLRRLIQREVDDRIADLFVSGDLGDGEAVKVDAVDGHLVVASVPRASVTVPQAA; via the coding sequence GTGCCCGAAGACTTCAACCCCGAGGCCGGCTCGAGCTCGTTCGACGAGTTCCTTGCCCGTTATCTCGCGGGTGAGCAGGCGCGGCAGGCTCGGTCGATCGACCTCAGCCGCTTCCTGACCGCCCGTACGCAAGGCATTCTGCAGCGTGCCGGCCGCTTCGCGCTCGAACGCGGCCAGACCGAGCTCGACGCCCTGCATATCCTGCGCGTGATCGTGGAGGACGACAGTGTGCAGCAGGCGATCCGCAGGGTCGGGGCATCCCCGGAGCGCATCATCACCGCGACCGAGGCGCGCCTTCCCGCGGCGACCGAGACCGCGGACATCAACGCGGCGACCATCACGCCGTCGGCGTCTCGCGCGCTGTTCCACAGCTACCAGGTGGCGCGCTCCAGCGGGTCGACGTACATCGACCCCGAGCACCTCTTCTTCGCGCTGGTGCTGGGGCAGGATGCCCCGGCCGGCCAGGTGCTCGCGCGCGCCGGCGTCACCGCAGAGGCGCTGACGCAGGGCATGCGCGACACGGTGCACGCCGGTGAGCCGGGCGTAGACGACGACACCGAGTCCGGCGTGAACGCCGGCGCGGGGGAGTCGAAGACCCCGATGCTCGACAAGTTCGGCATGGACCTCACCGAGCGCGCCGCGAGCGGCGAGCTCGACCCCGTGATCGGCCGCGTCGATGAGATCGAGCAGACCATCGAGATCCTGTCGCGTCGCACGAAGAACAACCCCGTGCTCGTTGGTGAGGCCGGCGTCGGCAAGACCGCGATCGTCGAGGGCCTCGCCCGCGCGATCGTCGAGGAGTCGGTGCCCGAGGCGCTGCTCGGCAAGCGCGTCATCGCGCTCGACCTGCCCGGCATGCTCGCCGGCACCCGCTACCGCGGCGACTTCGAAGAGCGCCTCACGAAGACGATGGAGGAGATCGCCGCGAACACGGGCGAGCTCATCGTCTTCATCGATGAGGTGCACACGGTCGTCGGCGCCGGTGGCGCGGGCGACGGTGGCATGGATGCCGGAAACATCCTGAAGCCGCGCCTCGCGCGCGGTGAGCTGCACCTCGTCGGCGCGACCACGCTGAAGGAGTACCGCCAGATCGAGAAGGACCCGGCGCTCGAGCGCCGCTTCCAGCCCGTGAAGGTCGGCGAGCCCTCCATCGAGGACGCCGTGCTGATCCTGCAGGGCCTGAAGCCCGCGTACGAGGAGCACCACGGCGTCGAGTACACGGATGCCGCGATCCGCGCCTCCGTCGAGCTGTCGGCCCGCTACCTCAGCGACCGGGTGCTGCCCGACAAGGCCATCGACCTCATCGACCAGGCCGGCGCGCGCCTGCGCCTGAAGCTCGGGGTCAAGGTCGACGTGAGTGAGCTGATCGAGCGGCTCGCGTCGCTCGAGGCCGACAAGAACGCGGCCGTCACCGCCGAGCACTACGAGGAGGCGTCGCGCATCCGCGACGAGATCCAGAAGGTGCAGGCCAAGCTCGACGAGGCCACCGCCCGGGCCAAGGAGCGCGGCGCCGTCGCGACCGCAGGCGCCGGCGGCGGGGCATCCGCGACCGTCATCGACGAGGCGCAGATCGCCGCGGTGATCTCGCGGGCCACCGGCATCCCGGTGAACCGCCTCACCGAGGGTGAGCGCGAGCGGCTCGCCGACCTCGAGGGCGAGCTGCACGCACGCGTGATCGGGCAGGACGACGCCGTGACCGCCGTCGCGAAGGCCGTGCGCCGCAACCGTACGGGCATGGGCGACGCGAAGCGGCCCGTCGGGTCGTTCCTCTTCCTCGGACCGACCGGTGTCGGCAAGACCGAGCTCGCTCGGGCGCTCGCCGACCGGCTGTTCGACGACGAGGGCGCGATCATCCGCTTCGACATGTCGGAGTTCGGCGAGCGGCACACCGTGTCGCGACTCGTCGGCGCCCCTCCCGGATACGTCGGCTACGACGAGGCGGGGCAGCTCACCGAGCGGGTGCGGCGCAACCCGTACTCGATCGTGCTGTTCGACGAGATCGAGAAGGCGCACCCCGACGTGTTCAACCTGCTGCTGCAGGTGCTCGACGACGGCCGCCTCACCGACGGCCAGGGTCGCACGGTCGACTTCCGCAACACGGTCGTCATCATGACCTCGAACCTCGGCTCGGAGTTCCTCGCGTCGCGTTCCGGCGCGCTCGGGTTCGTTGCGTCGACGGATGCCTCGGCCAACGGCTTCTCGTCGCAGGACGACGTGCGCCAGCGGGTCATGGGCAAGCTCCGCGAAGCCATGCGCCCCGAGTTCCTGAACCGCATCGACGAGATCGTGCTGTTCACGAAGCTCACGCAGGACGAGATCGCCCGCATCGTGCGCCTCATGCTGGGCGCCACGACCGAGCGGCTCGCGTCGCGCGAGGTCGCCTTCGAGGTGACGGATGCCGCGATCGAGTGGCTCGGCGCCAACGGGTACGAGCCCGAGTACGGCGCCCGGCCCCTGCGCCGCCTCATCCAGCGCGAGGTCGACGACCGCATCGCCGACCTGTTCGTCTCGGGCGACCTGGGCGACGGCGAGGCCGTGAAGGTCGACGCGGTCGACGGGCACCTGGTCGTGGCATCCGTGCCGCGCGCGAGCGTCACCGTGCCGCAGGCGGCGTAA
- a CDS encoding AI-2E family transporter, with protein sequence MLFGRRKSSPSPDPVAITDPGGAGSPPGSALGSIWNDRLGRWATRSLQILMVLALAGLTVWGLVQVKLVVIPVLIAIILAAAAAPLVAWLRRHGWPAMLATWVTLLGSLIVLGAVVTGIVFAVRNQWDELVLSASEGFDDLLGWAETLPIPIDQAQIDDARDAIVDFVTSAEFGTGALAGVSAAAEVVTGALLVVVVLFFLLKDGDRIWEFFLRPFQGERLERGRRIGVTSVKVLGGYVRGTAVVAFVDAAAIGIGLAVLQVPLALPLAVIVFLGAFIPLVGATVAGILAALVALVANGPIVALIVVAIVIAVNQLEGDLLQPVVMAQSLKLHPLVILVALTAGTILGGIIGAVLAVPITAVGWAIVKVWDHPDPSLDVRRRPGRRRRERSGALRDPEAVPSDSAGGTPVA encoded by the coding sequence ATGCTGTTCGGTCGCAGGAAGTCCAGTCCGTCGCCGGACCCCGTCGCCATCACCGACCCCGGGGGAGCCGGTTCGCCGCCCGGCTCCGCGCTCGGGTCGATCTGGAACGACCGGCTCGGCCGCTGGGCGACGCGGAGCCTGCAGATCCTCATGGTGCTCGCCCTCGCCGGGCTCACCGTCTGGGGGCTCGTGCAGGTCAAGCTCGTCGTCATCCCGGTCCTCATCGCGATCATCCTCGCGGCCGCCGCGGCGCCCCTCGTCGCCTGGCTCCGCCGCCATGGCTGGCCGGCGATGCTCGCCACCTGGGTGACCCTCCTCGGGAGCCTCATCGTGCTCGGCGCGGTGGTCACCGGCATCGTGTTCGCGGTCCGCAACCAGTGGGACGAGCTCGTCCTCTCCGCGAGCGAGGGCTTCGACGACCTGCTCGGCTGGGCCGAGACGCTGCCCATCCCGATCGACCAGGCGCAGATCGACGACGCCCGTGACGCGATCGTCGACTTCGTCACGAGCGCGGAGTTCGGCACGGGCGCGCTCGCCGGCGTCTCGGCGGCGGCCGAGGTGGTGACGGGGGCGCTGCTCGTGGTCGTGGTGCTGTTCTTCCTCCTGAAGGACGGCGACCGCATCTGGGAGTTCTTCCTGCGCCCGTTCCAGGGCGAGCGTCTCGAGCGCGGCCGCCGTATCGGGGTCACGAGCGTGAAGGTGCTCGGCGGGTACGTGCGGGGCACGGCCGTCGTCGCGTTCGTCGACGCCGCCGCGATCGGCATCGGCCTCGCGGTGCTGCAGGTGCCACTGGCGCTGCCGCTCGCCGTCATCGTCTTCCTCGGCGCGTTCATCCCGCTGGTGGGCGCCACGGTCGCGGGCATCCTCGCGGCGCTCGTCGCGCTCGTCGCGAACGGGCCGATCGTCGCGCTCATCGTCGTGGCGATCGTCATCGCCGTCAACCAGCTCGAGGGCGACCTGCTGCAGCCGGTCGTCATGGCGCAGTCGCTGAAGCTGCACCCGCTCGTCATCCTCGTGGCCCTCACCGCCGGCACGATCCTCGGCGGCATCATCGGGGCAGTGCTCGCCGTGCCGATCACCGCCGTCGGCTGGGCGATCGTGAAGGTCTGGGACCACCCCGACCCGTCGCTCGACGTGCGCCGGAGGCCGGGCCGGCGACGACGAGAGCGGTCGGGCGCGCTCCGCGACCCCGAGGCGGTGCCCAGCGACTCGGCGGGCGGCACGCCGGTCGCGTGA
- a CDS encoding PadR family transcriptional regulator, with the protein MGPGPNIWGVMDQLRAFFGQKPAPRMARGDVRAAVLALLAERPMHGYQIITEIAERSGGTWKPSAGSVYPTLQLLADEGLISAEESQGRKTYSLTEAGRVEAEASAGRQAPWQSPREQQSMGALPKAGIELAQAAVQVQRTGTPEQVKQAVEVLDEARRRLYSILAQDSAQG; encoded by the coding sequence ATGGGCCCCGGCCCCAACATATGGGGGGTCATGGACCAACTCCGCGCCTTCTTCGGCCAGAAACCCGCCCCGCGCATGGCTCGCGGCGACGTCCGCGCCGCGGTCCTCGCCCTCCTCGCCGAGCGCCCGATGCACGGGTACCAGATCATCACCGAGATCGCCGAGCGCAGCGGCGGCACGTGGAAGCCGAGCGCCGGCTCGGTCTACCCGACCCTGCAACTGCTCGCCGATGAGGGACTGATCAGCGCCGAGGAGTCGCAGGGCCGCAAGACGTATTCGCTCACCGAAGCGGGACGCGTCGAGGCCGAGGCATCCGCTGGCCGGCAAGCACCATGGCAGAGCCCGCGTGAGCAGCAGAGTATGGGCGCCCTGCCGAAGGCGGGCATCGAGCTCGCGCAGGCGGCGGTGCAGGTGCAGCGCACCGGCACGCCCGAGCAGGTGAAGCAGGCGGTCGAGGTGCTCGACGAGGCGCGCCGCCGGCTCTACTCGATCCTCGCGCAAGACTCGGCGCAGGGCTGA
- a CDS encoding glyoxalase, whose product MNTTHATISAIDSITLEVADPEAATRFYADAFGLTTQVRTVKSDAETSGFRGFTVSLVVSQPGTVRSLFDSAVAAGATVIKHVEKSLWGIGGVVQAPDGTIWQIATSQKKDTGPVTRDIDHIVVLLGAEDVSASKKFYVDHGLTVGKSFGSYVDFATGDSPIGLGLYKRRALAKAAGVPAEGSGAHRIRLNSDGGAFTDPDGFAWGSAGE is encoded by the coding sequence ATGAACACGACACACGCCACCATCAGCGCCATCGACTCCATCACCCTCGAGGTCGCCGACCCCGAGGCGGCCACCCGGTTCTACGCCGACGCGTTCGGGCTCACCACGCAGGTCCGCACCGTGAAGTCGGATGCCGAGACGAGCGGCTTCCGCGGATTCACGGTCTCGCTCGTCGTCTCGCAGCCCGGCACCGTCCGATCCCTGTTCGACTCCGCGGTCGCCGCGGGCGCCACCGTGATCAAGCACGTCGAGAAGTCCCTCTGGGGCATCGGCGGCGTCGTGCAGGCGCCCGACGGCACGATCTGGCAGATCGCGACGTCGCAGAAGAAGGACACCGGCCCTGTCACGCGCGACATCGACCACATCGTCGTCCTGCTGGGCGCCGAGGATGTCTCCGCGAGCAAGAAGTTCTACGTCGACCACGGCCTGACCGTGGGCAAGAGCTTCGGCAGCTACGTCGACTTCGCCACCGGCGACAGCCCCATCGGCCTCGGCCTCTACAAGCGGCGTGCGCTCGCCAAGGCTGCGGGCGTCCCCGCCGAGGGCAGCGGTGCGCACCGGATCCGGCTGAACTCCGACGGCGGCGCGTTCACCGACCCCGACGGGTTCGCCTGGGGCAGCGCAGGGGAGTGA
- a CDS encoding Cmx/CmrA family chloramphenicol efflux MFS transporter, producing the protein MPFALSLLALAVFAMGTSEFMLAGLVQDIATSLGVSVGTAGLLTSAFAVGMVVGAPTMAALTRRVPARGTLLGCVVLFALAHVVGAVTLDFAILFATRVVAAFANAGFLAVALSTATRLVAADQKGRAVAVLLSGTTVATVAGVPGGALLGAVLGWQATFWTIALLCVPAAVGIATGIPADPRAPRASAESAEAPSLRTELAQLATPRLLLTMALAALVNTGTFAMLTFLGPIVTDVAGLAEWWVALALVLFGVGSFIGVTVAGRVSDRNPRVVITAGGVLLLLGWVAMALYADRPVALLGLVLVQGVLGFAVGSTLITRVLYAATGAPTMGGSYATAALNMGAAVGPVIAAATLTTAVGDLGPVWVAASATAVALVLALGVGLLTGQRTRSS; encoded by the coding sequence ATGCCATTCGCTCTCTCTCTGCTCGCCCTGGCGGTCTTCGCCATGGGCACCTCTGAATTCATGCTCGCCGGGCTGGTGCAAGACATCGCCACCAGTCTCGGCGTCTCCGTGGGAACCGCCGGCCTCCTGACCTCGGCCTTCGCCGTCGGCATGGTCGTCGGCGCTCCCACGATGGCCGCGCTCACCAGGCGGGTGCCGGCGCGGGGCACCCTGCTCGGCTGCGTCGTGCTGTTCGCGCTCGCGCACGTGGTGGGCGCGGTCACCCTCGACTTCGCGATCCTCTTCGCGACGAGGGTGGTCGCCGCGTTCGCGAACGCGGGCTTCCTGGCCGTGGCGCTCAGCACCGCAACCCGGCTCGTCGCCGCAGACCAGAAGGGTCGCGCCGTCGCGGTGCTGCTGTCCGGCACCACCGTCGCGACCGTCGCCGGCGTCCCGGGCGGCGCGCTCCTCGGCGCCGTCCTCGGGTGGCAGGCGACGTTCTGGACGATCGCCCTCCTCTGCGTTCCCGCCGCGGTCGGCATCGCCACGGGGATCCCCGCCGATCCGCGTGCCCCACGCGCCTCAGCCGAATCCGCGGAGGCGCCGTCGCTCCGAACCGAGCTCGCTCAGCTCGCCACACCCCGGCTCCTACTGACGATGGCGCTGGCCGCGCTCGTCAACACCGGCACGTTCGCGATGCTCACCTTCCTCGGGCCCATCGTCACCGACGTCGCGGGCCTCGCCGAATGGTGGGTGGCGCTCGCGCTCGTGCTGTTCGGCGTCGGATCGTTCATCGGCGTGACCGTCGCCGGGCGAGTGTCCGACCGGAACCCCCGCGTCGTCATCACCGCGGGCGGGGTCCTGCTGCTCCTCGGATGGGTCGCCATGGCGCTGTACGCCGATCGGCCCGTCGCGCTGCTCGGCCTCGTTCTCGTGCAGGGCGTCTTGGGCTTCGCCGTCGGAAGCACGCTGATCACGCGGGTGCTCTATGCCGCGACCGGCGCGCCGACCATGGGCGGGTCGTATGCCACGGCGGCGCTGAACATGGGAGCAGCCGTCGGACCGGTCATCGCCGCGGCGACCCTCACCACGGCGGTCGGCGACCTCGGCCCCGTCTGGGTCGCGGCGTCGGCGACCGCGGTCGCGCTCGTGCTCGCGCTCGGTGTAGGGCTGCTGACGGGTCAGCGGACGAGGTCGTCGTAG
- a CDS encoding RNA 2'-phosphotransferase — protein MLDAFVRYLERSPASLLALSIRGMRFPFGLRTPSEMPTIFFSAADSLVEALQPSANRGQYSYRDFLSELLAYLARNDPSRTDRAELLTEAIRLRGPVGAKRALAGMRSQLAQAADYILLAKISGDTKHRRTALELLLEVHGRVPNSPDPLVLLAEELRVGGGLQRPRGNIEPQLRSAVSNGDHDAVLRLSAKLVLQTPHMRRRELGGRGGVATADDYLGVSGQAFIFKQMTRVCHERDLQRGAALSAELAREGLTGKFGVVDHLLTVELEDGPIEEVLSIRRFVSGRTLREVLDDREGQAAASAAGHLRSAVDFLAFTHTRTDGFRERGTWRRSVKTRELGRWLKAVVTDHAAAFDAWVSLVADVPLLPRRDAHAQNWLVAADGRILAVDLDAIGRRPATYELAQLIDDAPVLRPDDWDTRESLLRAYLGQLRRAGIEISWDVALRVYEASTAARAVGLLSDPEGANESRLHGFALLEYLMLNSRSAEVAAWCSSVADGWRVRVGLSDPSRFHAISPADRVRISKAMAYHLRHDPTAATSRGGWMFADDLAELLRASGHKVTPQQLLVIAGAMGEPRFELDELEIRAAYGHSVDRGVVYEPAQPISVLYHAAPASALPSIFEARAGLLPMARRMVHLSDDVAVARQAGERHGEEVVLLRVDTEGMGSDLVRAAQRTWLTERVAVESIVVMTILEEWVLRLED, from the coding sequence TTGCTCGATGCCTTTGTTCGCTACTTGGAGCGCAGCCCGGCGAGCCTGCTCGCGCTTTCGATCCGTGGCATGCGTTTCCCGTTCGGGCTGCGCACCCCATCCGAAATGCCTACGATCTTCTTTTCGGCGGCGGACTCGTTGGTCGAGGCCTTGCAGCCGTCGGCGAACCGAGGCCAGTATTCCTACCGGGACTTTCTTTCGGAGTTGCTTGCGTATTTGGCGCGGAACGACCCCAGCCGAACTGACCGAGCAGAGCTTCTGACTGAGGCAATTCGACTCCGCGGCCCGGTCGGGGCGAAAAGGGCGCTGGCGGGCATGCGCAGCCAACTCGCTCAGGCCGCAGATTACATTCTGCTGGCAAAGATCTCTGGCGACACCAAGCACCGGAGGACCGCCCTCGAACTGCTACTGGAGGTGCACGGGCGCGTCCCCAACTCACCAGACCCCCTGGTCTTGCTTGCAGAGGAGTTGAGGGTTGGAGGCGGACTGCAGAGGCCCCGAGGGAACATCGAGCCCCAGTTGAGGTCGGCCGTGTCGAATGGCGATCACGATGCCGTGCTCCGACTTTCGGCGAAACTGGTGCTGCAGACGCCGCATATGAGACGGCGCGAACTCGGTGGTAGGGGCGGCGTTGCGACCGCCGACGACTATCTCGGCGTCTCGGGGCAGGCGTTCATCTTCAAGCAAATGACAAGGGTTTGTCACGAACGAGATCTTCAGCGGGGCGCGGCACTGAGTGCAGAGTTGGCTCGTGAAGGGCTTACGGGCAAGTTCGGGGTCGTTGATCACCTGCTTACCGTTGAGCTAGAGGACGGCCCTATCGAAGAGGTACTTAGCATCCGGCGGTTCGTGAGTGGGCGCACCTTGAGAGAAGTCCTCGATGACCGTGAAGGCCAGGCCGCGGCGTCCGCCGCTGGCCATCTCCGCTCTGCCGTTGATTTTCTAGCGTTCACTCACACTAGGACTGACGGCTTCCGGGAACGAGGCACTTGGCGCAGGTCTGTCAAGACGCGCGAACTTGGCAGGTGGCTGAAAGCGGTCGTGACTGACCATGCCGCGGCGTTTGATGCATGGGTGTCTCTCGTCGCTGACGTCCCTTTGCTGCCCAGACGCGACGCGCACGCCCAAAATTGGCTCGTTGCCGCTGATGGGAGAATCCTGGCTGTCGATCTCGATGCAATCGGGCGACGCCCTGCCACGTACGAACTCGCGCAACTGATCGATGATGCTCCGGTGCTGCGGCCAGATGACTGGGATACCCGGGAATCACTGCTCCGCGCATACTTGGGGCAGCTCCGGCGTGCCGGGATTGAGATTTCTTGGGATGTTGCCCTGCGCGTGTACGAAGCGTCCACTGCGGCACGTGCAGTTGGGCTCTTGAGCGATCCGGAAGGAGCGAACGAAAGCCGACTCCACGGCTTTGCTCTCCTTGAGTACCTCATGCTGAACTCGCGGTCTGCCGAGGTCGCCGCCTGGTGCAGTTCGGTCGCCGATGGTTGGCGTGTTCGGGTTGGCCTGTCGGATCCGAGCCGATTCCATGCCATCTCTCCTGCTGACCGTGTCCGCATCAGCAAGGCGATGGCATATCACCTTCGGCATGACCCAACCGCGGCGACCTCGCGAGGCGGGTGGATGTTTGCCGACGACCTTGCGGAACTCTTAAGAGCAAGCGGGCATAAGGTCACCCCTCAGCAGTTGCTTGTCATTGCGGGCGCAATGGGGGAGCCACGATTTGAGCTCGACGAGTTGGAAATCCGGGCGGCATATGGCCATTCGGTCGACCGGGGAGTGGTGTACGAGCCCGCCCAGCCGATTTCAGTCCTTTACCACGCCGCCCCGGCCTCGGCGCTGCCCTCGATCTTTGAAGCCCGCGCTGGCTTGCTGCCGATGGCGCGGCGGATGGTGCACCTAAGCGATGACGTCGCCGTGGCGCGCCAGGCGGGAGAGCGACACGGCGAGGAGGTTGTCTTGTTGCGAGTTGACACAGAGGGCATGGGGAGCGACCTAGTTCGCGCTGCGCAGCGGACCTGGCTGACTGAGCGAGTAGCGGTTGAGTCGATCGTGGTGATGACGATTCTCGAAGAGTGGGTGCTTCGCTTGGAAGATTGA